A single genomic interval of Alphaproteobacteria bacterium harbors:
- a CDS encoding radical SAM protein, which yields MTNFDLDLLLINPSGRQEIYQKLGDDLTAVEPPLWCRLIAGYVRDREYSVEIIDADAEGLGPETVAAKVQARRPRLVGMVVFGHQPSASTQQMAAAGPVCRAIKGVAPGQKIIIVGGHVAALPERTLREEAVDFACNGEGPVTVEELLAVLRGPEPHDFSKVQGLVHWSGDEIRNNLSAPLIRDLDKDLHGNVWDLLPMARYRAHNWQCFGDLASRQPYASIYTSLGCPYKCTFCCINAPFGANRYRMRSPKAVAAEIDHLHNNFGIKTYKIIDEMFVLNERHVLAVCDELIARDYDLNIWAYARVDTVKPHMLEKLRKAGVRWLALGIESGSEHVRDGAEKSFSQAEIVGIVRQIQEAGINVIGNFIFGLPDDDLETMRETLELAVELNCEFANFYSAMAYPGSQLYRMAVEQGWALPERWTGFSQHSYDCLPLPTEKLAAAEVLKFRDEAFHRYFANKRYLDMMTQKFGWDTRTHIEDMARQKLRRRIVEEWEAGASTRRAEQPAA from the coding sequence ATGACGAACTTCGATCTCGACCTTTTGCTGATCAACCCGAGCGGCCGGCAAGAAATATATCAGAAGCTCGGCGACGATCTAACGGCGGTCGAGCCGCCATTGTGGTGCCGCCTTATCGCAGGATATGTCCGAGACCGAGAATATTCCGTCGAGATCATCGACGCGGATGCGGAAGGCTTGGGACCCGAGACCGTTGCGGCCAAGGTCCAGGCTCGGCGGCCCCGTCTTGTGGGCATGGTTGTATTCGGCCATCAGCCTTCAGCATCGACCCAGCAAATGGCTGCCGCGGGTCCCGTCTGCCGTGCGATCAAAGGTGTCGCACCGGGTCAGAAGATCATCATCGTGGGCGGCCACGTCGCCGCGTTGCCAGAGCGCACGCTTCGCGAGGAAGCGGTGGATTTTGCCTGCAACGGCGAAGGGCCGGTCACGGTCGAGGAGCTTCTTGCGGTCTTGCGCGGGCCCGAACCGCACGATTTTTCCAAAGTCCAGGGTCTCGTGCATTGGAGTGGAGACGAAATTCGGAATAACCTTTCAGCTCCGCTCATCCGGGATCTCGACAAGGACCTGCACGGGAACGTGTGGGATCTCTTGCCGATGGCGAGGTACCGGGCGCACAACTGGCAATGCTTCGGCGATCTTGCGTCCCGACAGCCCTACGCGTCGATCTACACTTCGCTCGGCTGCCCCTATAAATGCACCTTCTGTTGCATCAACGCGCCGTTCGGCGCCAATCGCTATCGTATGCGCAGCCCGAAGGCGGTCGCCGCCGAGATAGACCACCTCCACAACAACTTCGGGATCAAGACCTATAAGATCATCGACGAGATGTTCGTCTTGAACGAGCGGCACGTCCTCGCCGTTTGCGACGAGCTTATCGCGCGAGACTACGATCTGAATATCTGGGCCTATGCCCGTGTCGACACGGTCAAACCGCACATGCTCGAGAAACTGAGAAAGGCAGGTGTGCGGTGGTTGGCACTCGGCATCGAGTCGGGCAGCGAGCATGTCCGTGACGGAGCCGAGAAATCCTTCTCCCAAGCCGAGATCGTCGGGATCGTGCGCCAGATTCAAGAGGCGGGCATCAACGTTATCGGCAATTTCATCTTCGGGCTGCCCGACGACGATCTCGAGACCATGCGGGAAACGCTCGAACTGGCTGTCGAACTCAATTGCGAATTTGCGAACTTCTATTCGGCCATGGCCTACCCCGGCTCCCAGCTCTATCGCATGGCCGTCGAGCAGGGCTGGGCGCTACCGGAGCGATGGACAGGCTTTTCCCAACATAGCTACGATTGCCTGCCGCTCCCGACTGAGAAGCTGGCCGCGGCCGAGGTGCTCAAATTCCGCGACGAGGCGTTTCACAGATACTTCGCGAACAAGCGCTATTTGGACATGATGACCCAGAAGTTCGGCTGGGATACGCGCACGCATATCGAGGATATGGCCCGGCAGAAGCTTCGACGCCGGATTGTCGAGGAGTGGGAGGCCGGTGCCAGCACCCGCCGCGCCGAGCAACCGGCGGCGTGA